The genome window GAGGCGCCTCGTGGCAGAGGTCGAACTCGTCGCCGGCGGGCTCGACGCGTCGCTCGCGCCGTGGCTCGCCCCGGATCGCGCCGGGCGCGGGCGCCCGACGACCGCGACGCTGCTCTACGGCGCGGCGGCGCCGACACCCGGGGGCCGGCGGGTCGCGCGCCGCGTGCCCATCGAGTCGCTCGCGGCGGCAGGCACCGCGCTCGCCTCGCTGCCAGGGATCATCGCCGCGCGCGAGGCGGTGCAGTCTCGACGGGTCGCCGACGACCGCGACGTGCTGTCGCATCTCGGGCGGCCGCTCGACTACACCGCGGGCATCGGCACGTCGATGGCCGCGCACGACGCGCTCGTCGAGCGGCTCGGCCTCGGCACGCTCCTGCCTCGCCGGCCCGTCGTCCTGCTCGTCACGCACGAGCCCTTGCGCGGGCACCTGTCGGGCCCGGGCGTCCGCGTCGTCGAGATGGCCCGGGCGCTGACCGACGTCGCGACGCCGCTCGTCGCCACGCCGCATGCGCCGGAGATGGCCGACCCAGAGGTCTCGATCGTCGGGTTCGATCCGAACGCGGCCACCTCGCTGCGCCGCCTCGCCGAGCAGGCCGACGTCATCGTCGTGCAGGGCTTCATGCTCGCGCGCTTCCCCTTCCTCGGCACCATCGGCGCGCGGCTCGTCGTCGACCTGTATTGCCCCTTCACGATCGAACACCTCCAGATGAAGACGGCATCGCTCGGTCCGGGCGACGCGGTTGCATTCGAAGAGTTCGCACACGAGGCGGCCGCAGTGCTCGACGTGCAGAACGACCAGCTCGGCGAGGGCGACTTCTTCTTGTGCGCGAGCGAGCGCCAGCGCGACTTCTGGCTGGGCGCCCTGCACACGGCCGGCCGGGTCAACGCCCGCACCTACGCCGACGACGAGACGTTGCGCGCGCTCGTCGACGTGGTGCCCTTCGGCCTGCCGGCGATGCCCGTCGAGGAAGCCGCGCGCCGCGCGGCCGGCGGCGCCGCCGTGAGGACGGGTGCCCGGCCGGGCATCGGCGCCAACGACCGCGTCCTGCTCTGGGCCGGGTCGGTGCTCGACTGGCAGGATCCGCAGACCCTGGTGCGCGCGGTGGCCCGGCTGGCGTCGCGTCGTGCCGACGTGAAACTGTTCTTCATGGGCACGCGGCACCCGAACCCCGAGGTGCCGCCGATGCGGGCCGTCGAGGAGAGCCGGGCGATCGCGCGCGACCTCGGCGTGCTCGACACGCACGTCTTCTTCAACGACTGGGTGCGCTACGACGAACGTGCCGTTTACCTCGCCGAAGCCGACCTCGGCGTCAGCACGCACCGCGATCACCTCGAGACGCGCTACGCCTTCCGCACGCGCATGCTCGACTACCTCTGGGCGCGCCTCCCCATCGTGTGCAGCGACGGCGACTACTTCGCGTCGCTCGTCCGCGACCGTGAGCTCGGGCTGGTCGTGCCACCCGGCGACGCAGGGGCGCTCGCGGCGGCCATCGAACGACTGCTTGACGACCGGGCACTCGCCGATCGGTGCCGGGCCGCGCTCGCCGAGGTGTCACGCGAGTTCGAGTGGCGCCGGGTCGTCGCGCCCCTTCGCCGGTACCTCGCCGCCCCCTGGTTCGCGGCCGACCGGGCGACGCGGCTGAAGACGACGCACGAGCGCCTGGCGCGAGGGTTCCGTCTGACGAAGTGGGCGAAGCGGACGGCGTTGTCGCTCGGCGCGACCGAGGGTCAGATCGAGGAAGTGAAGCAGTGGCGGCTGGTGCGCGCGGCGATGGGACTGCGCAACCGGGTCGCGCTCGCCCGCGCGAAGCGCCGCGAATGACTCGGTGGGTCGATCGATCCGGATGAAGGGCCTCGCGAATGCGTCGCGAGCTCGCTACCGCACGCGCTCCACGCCGGCCGGCGTCAACACGAACACTGCGCTCGCGGCCGGCACCACGACCTCCATCGACGCGTAGCGCCCGTAGCGATCGGGCGGCCCCTCGACGACGCGGCCGGCTTCGGACACGGCCGCCGTCGGCAGCACCTCTCGACGCCCGTCACGGCCCGTGACGCGCAGGCGGCCGTCGGAGGTCGCGCCCGCGCGAACGGGCGTTTCATCGAAGCGGTTGACGAAGTAGACCGACGCCACCCTCAGCGGCTGGCTGGCCGGCGTCGCGTGATACACCAGCGCCTCGGCGACGCCGTTCCTCAGCATGTAGGCGCCGCGGTAGCTGTCGGGCACGGCGGCGAGGACGACATCCGTGCCCGCCGGCACCGTCTGCAACTGGACGGCGAGCTGCCCGGAGAGGCTGGCGGTGGCCTCCCCGGCGGCCTGCCACCGTGTCGCCGTTCGGTGCGTGGCGGCTGCCGACAGGCACGCCAGCACGGCCAGACCGGCCACCCACGCTCTCGACGCGCGGGCCAGCGCCCCCGCGAGCACGAGCGCGAGCCCGATGCCCGGGAGGTAGAGCAGCCGGTCGTTGAACGTGGTCGTGAACGAGATCGGCAGCATGAAGACCGGCAGCAGCGCCGCAGCGAGCCACCATGCGCCGCACGAGACGGCGGCCGAGGCACGGGCCGTCCAGGCCACTCGCGAGAGCAGCACGACGACGCCGAAGACGAAGACGGCAACCGCCGCTTGGCCGACGCGCTGTTCGAGGAGCGCGTCGAACCCCTCGAGCGGCGGCACCACGAGGTACGCGACGTGCCGCAAGGCGCGGCCGAGCGACCCGAGCGACGGCACGACTGCCGCCTCACCGTACCCTCCGACGAACGCGCCGAGCGCGAAGCGGCGCAGGCCGAGGTACGCCAGGCCGACGATCGCAAACGGCACGAGCAGGCGCGCTCGTTCTCGTATCGACGTCCGGGCAGCGTCCGGGCCACGCCAGGCGAGCAGCGCGAGAGGCAGGGCGAGCGTCGATTCCTTTGCGAGGAGCGACAGCCCCCACAACACCGCTGCCCCGGCGGCCGGCGGCACCCATGCGCGGCCGGCCGCGCGGCCCGCAGGTACGTCAACGGGTGTTGCGCGCAGGGCGGCCAGCCAGGCCACCAGCATCGCCACCGCGAGCGCGGCGGCAAGCAGGTCTGGCCGGCACGACACCCAGGCGACGGCCTCGACGCGCCGCGGGAAGGCGGCAAAGAGCACCACCGCCAGCGTGGCGCCGGTCACCGCTCCCCGGCTCCCGGCACACCGGACGCCAAGCCGCCAGATCCCGAGGGCAACGGCCGCGTGCAGCAGCACCTGGGAGGCATGCATCGCGAAGGCGGCATCACGCCAGACCCGGGTCTCGATCCAGAGCGAGGCGAACGCGAGCGGACGATAGAACGTCGTGGTGGCATCGCCGGCGCCCATGAAGGCGCCGCGCAGGAAAGCGGCGAGACCCTGCGCGTCGTCGCGGTACCTCGCGGCGAAGAAGAAATCGTCGGCGACGAAACCGGACGAGAGCGCGGGCCACATCGGCAGAACGGCCGCCACCACGACGATGGCGGCCGCACCCAACACCGGTCGCGACACTCGACGCGAGAACACGCGCGCATTCTACTGCTCTTGGGTTCTGGGTTCTGGGTTCTGGGTTCTGGGTTCTGGGTTCTGGGTGAGGGTAAGATGGCGGCGTGCCGCCTTCGTCCGACGAGTCGATAGAAATCTCCGTTGTCATGCCGTGCCTCAACGAAGAGGCCACCATCGGCGCGTGCATCACCCGCGCTCAGGAGGGCCTCGCCCGTCTCGGCCTGCCGTGGGAGATCGTGGTCGCCGACAACGGGTCGACGGATCGCTCGAGAGAGATTGCCAGGTCGATGGGCGCGCGGGTGGTGCCGGTCCCCGTGAAGGGGTACGGTCAGGCCTACCGCGGGGGCATCGCCACCGCCCGGGGGCGCATCGTGGTGATGGGTGATTCCGACGACACCTACGATTTCTCGAAGCTCGATCAACTCGTGGCGCCGCTCGGTAGCGGGGCCGACCTGGTCCTCGGGTCGCGCCTCAAGGGCGACATCACCCCCGGCGCGATGCCCTGGCTGCATCGCTACGTGGGCAACCCGCTGCTCTCGGCGCTGCTCAACTTCATCTACCGCACCCGCATTTCCGACACGCACAGCGGCTTTCGTGCCTTCCGCCGCGAGGCGTATCTCGCGCTCGGCCTCAAGTCGACGGGCATGGAGTTCGCCTCAGAGATGCTGATTGTCGCTGCGCGCGCCGGCTGGAAGATTGCCGAGGTGCCGATTGCCTACCTGCCGCGGGCGGGCGAATCGAAGCTGCGGACGTTCCGCGACGGGTGGCGTCACCTGCGCCTCCTGCTGCTCTACAGCCCGACGCACCTCTTCACCGTGCCCGGCCTGGTGATGGTGGCTGCCGGTCTCGCCATCGAGCTCGTGCTCGTCCGGGGGCCGCTCGTCGTCGCCGGGCAATTCATCGACTTCCACTACATGTTCGTCGGCGCCCTGCTCGCGAGCCTCGGGACGCAGGTCGTCCTGCTCGGCACGTTCGCCAAGGCGTGGAACGACATGCCGAGGTGGTTCACGCTCGAGCGCGGCCTCGTTGCCGGCGGCGGGGCCGTCGCGGCCGGGTTCCTCGTCAACCTCGCGATCCTGGTCCAATGGCTCGTGGCGGGGTTCGGGCCCGCTGGAGCCGTGCGACCGGCCATTCTGGGGCTCACGCTGATTGTCATCGGCGCGCAGCTCGCGTTCGCGTCGTTCTACCTCGACCTGCTTCGCGCGGCCCGCGAGGATGCCGCGCTGCCGGCCCAGTCGTCCGGCGCCGAGCACACCTTCGATCGTGACTGACCCTGCGCCACCCGTCA of Acidobacteriota bacterium contains these proteins:
- a CDS encoding glycosyltransferase, which translates into the protein MTIVRHGWAWPDAATTATLGAAVADAFGPDTPIVDARERETRPVGGASLVNAAVRSSASAIVVVIEAGVTVDADGLRRLSAAATAGSLAIAVLDTEAGAAGEPWFSPPAGDLLVAVRDAMAAGGLAHAQREATTRPRAWALARSTFDALGGLDDALWNVGEVDDLGRRARAQGVDVARVACRVASHGDAYPLPDTTRGFLAVRNALISAWRTEPRDSLGRTLATVAATAIGDAWRAADIDVARFRFGGTWGRRSRFGRAPSRPGAEGAPWPADEAGTLAPLLALDAFLGHVTSTTRVDRHAQRRASVEAGLPRMVAPARAWPALPPTPLVSVVVVNWNGREHLEACFGSIIASDYPRDRLDVICVDNGSTDGSRELLAGRFPDVRVVALDENRGFTGGNNAGVAVARGDVFVFLNNDMRIAPDAISRLVGALDDRTVAVSARVLDWNGRRIDFVRGTVNFEARGFQERYGETDRPEWTVVADSFFPNGGAFAVTRAAYDAAGGFDPGFFAYYDDVDLGWRLRLAGGRVRVAREAVVYHRHGATSSRQPAGQKRFLMERNALWTAMKNYGDAALDRVLGPMLLLAVRRLVAEVELVAGGLDASLAPWLAPDRAGRGRPTTATLLYGAAAPTPGGRRVARRVPIESLAAAGTALASLPGIIAAREAVQSRRVADDRDVLSHLGRPLDYTAGIGTSMAAHDALVERLGLGTLLPRRPVVLLVTHEPLRGHLSGPGVRVVEMARALTDVATPLVATPHAPEMADPEVSIVGFDPNAATSLRRLAEQADVIVVQGFMLARFPFLGTIGARLVVDLYCPFTIEHLQMKTASLGPGDAVAFEEFAHEAAAVLDVQNDQLGEGDFFLCASERQRDFWLGALHTAGRVNARTYADDETLRALVDVVPFGLPAMPVEEAARRAAGGAAVRTGARPGIGANDRVLLWAGSVLDWQDPQTLVRAVARLASRRADVKLFFMGTRHPNPEVPPMRAVEESRAIARDLGVLDTHVFFNDWVRYDERAVYLAEADLGVSTHRDHLETRYAFRTRMLDYLWARLPIVCSDGDYFASLVRDRELGLVVPPGDAGALAAAIERLLDDRALADRCRAALAEVSREFEWRRVVAPLRRYLAAPWFAADRATRLKTTHERLARGFRLTKWAKRTALSLGATEGQIEEVKQWRLVRAAMGLRNRVALARAKRRE
- a CDS encoding glycosyltransferase family 2 protein, whose translation is MPCLNEEATIGACITRAQEGLARLGLPWEIVVADNGSTDRSREIARSMGARVVPVPVKGYGQAYRGGIATARGRIVVMGDSDDTYDFSKLDQLVAPLGSGADLVLGSRLKGDITPGAMPWLHRYVGNPLLSALLNFIYRTRISDTHSGFRAFRREAYLALGLKSTGMEFASEMLIVAARAGWKIAEVPIAYLPRAGESKLRTFRDGWRHLRLLLLYSPTHLFTVPGLVMVAAGLAIELVLVRGPLVVAGQFIDFHYMFVGALLASLGTQVVLLGTFAKAWNDMPRWFTLERGLVAGGGAVAAGFLVNLAILVQWLVAGFGPAGAVRPAILGLTLIVIGAQLAFASFYLDLLRAAREDAALPAQSSGAEHTFDRD